ACAAATCTCACATCACAACAACTGGCTACAGTAAAGTTTCACGGGGTCTTCACTTCCCACTGGAATTCTCCGGCTTTTGCACCGGAAAAGAGTGTTCGGAGGGTACTAGTTAGGGACAGCGGTAATCTCGTTACGCCATTCATGCAGGCCGTCAATCAAACGGCAAGGCATTTCGCTACCTTAAGAGAGTTATAGTTACCCCCGCCGTTTACCAGCTCTTAGCTCCCTTGAAAAGGAGTTTTAAGTACAGGCACTGGGCAGACGTCACCGACTATACACACTATTACTGGCTTGCAGTCGGTTATGTTTTTGTTAAACAGTCGGACTACCTTTGTCACCAAGCCCTACAAAAGCATATATACATACACTAAAGTAGGGACCCCTTATACCGAAGGTACAGGGCCAATGTTGCTGAATTCCCTTAACTAGTTTTTCCCTTCACACCTTAGGCTTCTCACCTAGGGGCACCTGTGCTGGTTCTGGGTACGAATTTTAGTGATCTTTTTGTGTTCCTTTTTCATGGGCTCCAGGCATCAACGAAATAGTGCATACACACTACCATTCCTAGAATTGCTCAGTTTCTCAACATGACGTTACTCCACTGACCTGTTCTAGTTAGCAACAACGATAATCGTTGTTCATCTAGCCCGAAGCGTCAGAAACACAACTTGTGTTACCACACATACACTAAAAGTACAGGAATATTAACCTGTTTCCCTTTCCCGAATATTCGAATTACGAAGTCGGTTAGGATCGACTGACCCTTGACTGATCTACATTGTCAAGGAACCCTTGCCCTTTCGGTGACAGCGATTCTCACGCTGCTATGTTCCTACTCTCACCAGGATTTTCATTACTGCAGGATCCACACATGCTCGTGCACATGCTTCTTCTCTTGCAATACGCCTGCCTACCGCACTGCTTTCGCAGGCCCGTAGTATCGGTAATCTATTTAGCCCCGTCCATTTTCGGCGCCCACAACCTTGACAAGTAAGCTGTTACGCACTTTTTAAAGGGTGGCTGCTTCTAAGCCAACCTCCTCGCTGTCTGTGGTTATGGACAACCTTCACCCTTTAACACTGAATAGATATTTTGGGACCTTAACTACGGTCTGGGTTGTTTCCCTTTCGCGACTCACCCTTACGACGAGCCGCCGTCCCCCAAGGTCTACGACGTAATGACATTCGGAGTTGGAAAGTGAACCGAGGGATTTCTCCCCCTAAATCCTCTATCCGTCGCTCTACCTTCATTACAATCTCGCTTGAGACTTGACTACGGCCAACTTTGGCAGGAACCAGCTATCACCGGTCTCGATTGGCTTTTTACCCCTAATCCCAGGTCAGAAAAGCACTTGCTCGTAGCACTTCTTCAGGCCTCCACGATGTGTTACCACCGCTTCACCTTGCCCAGGAATAGATCGACCGGCTTCGGGTCGTGTCCAAGTGACTTAAGGCACTTTCATACCTCGCCCCTCGTAAACTGCGGGCTCTTGATTTCTCTATGACTCCTCCTTTAAGGATTAATCTCGCCACTCAGACACACTCCCTGGCACGTTATTCAAAACGCACGATGCACATCCGTAAATGCGCATCCCACCATAACTAGTAGGTTTCAGGACTTTTAACTCTCTGTCAAGAGTACTTTTCAGCGTTCCCTCACGGTACTATGCTCTATCGGTCTTGAATTATATTTAGGGTTGGAAGTTGCTGCCTCCCACATTCATGCATAATATCCAATATACACTACTCTTGGACACGTCAGTATCTTTTCATTTTTTTCTTACGGGACTATCACCCTCTTAGGTCTTTTGTTCCAAAAAAGTTCAGATAAAATGATGAAGATCCAATAACGGCCACACCACATCTCCTTTACATTTCTATAAAGGATTCAGTTTGCCCTTCGCTGCTTTCGGTCGCTCTTACTTACAGCATCCCATTTGGTTTCTTTTCCTGCGGGTACTGAGACGTTTCAATTCCCCGCGTTAGCCGCTCTTATCGAGCTTTAAAACGAAGTCGTATTCGGAAATTTCCGGTTCAAAGGTTGCTTGCGCCTCGCCGGAACTTTTCGCAGCTTGCCACGTCCTTCTTCGCATATCAAGCCAAGCCATCCACCTACTAGCCTTATTTATTTGTAGTAAACATTGCTAGCGTGATCTTTACTAGTTGTCTTTTTTCCTTTGCACGGGTTTCATCAACATAAATATGAATGTCAGTATTCTTATTTCCGCGGGGATACGCGGTTGTCTCTAATCCCTTTTGGCCAACAACGTTTCAGTCATTGGACAATTTCATCTATGAATAAATGAATATGATGTATGATTTGTTAAGTTAATTTTTTCATCTGGTTGGCAAACAAGGTAAATCGCACAAAGCTATTTCCTAATGTTCATCGGCATAGTAGCATTTTTGCATTTCAAAAAAATAGCAAAAAGTGGACTCATCGGTAGTCTCGTTTTACTCAGGACCAATTCATCCTGTCTGGCACAATACTATAAACTGGACTCATCGGGATTCGAACCCGAGGCCCCCGCCTATCTTGACAGAACGTTAAATTCTGATAATCAGAAAATTGTTCTGCGTGCAAGGGCGGTGCTCTACCGGACTGAGCTATGAGCCCATGCCAGTGATGAAAATGAAGGAAGGCAAACGACAGTCAACGTCAATCTTGAGTTTTTCTTTTTCAAAGCATCTTACAACACAATCGTGTGATAAGAAAAAAAAAGAAAAGGAGGTGATCCAGCCGCAGGTTCCCCTACGGCTACCTTGTGACGACTTAATCCGCCTCACTGAAGTTAGGTTCAATCTACTCAAAAAAATAAATTTTACCAAACTCCTGCTCGGTTGATTTGACGGGCGGTGTGTGCAAGGCGCAGGGACATATTCAACAGAATTTGATGAAATCTGTTTACTAGGGATTCCGGCGTCATGCGGATGAGTTACAATCCGCAATCCGAACTGAGGTAATGTTTAAAGGATTAGCTTCTCCTTTCGGAGTCGCAGCCCATTGTCAATACCATTGTTGCGCGCGTGTAGCCTAGAAGATTCGGAGCATACAGACCTACCGTTGCCTACACCTTCCTCCTTGTTTCCAAGGCAGTCCCCTCAAAGTGCTCAGTCCTACATGTAGCTGTTAGCAATAGAGGGTATAGGTCTCGCTCGTTGCCAGACTTAACTGGACACCTTACGGCACGAGCTGACGGCGGCCATGCACTACCTCTCGGCTCGTCGGGTAAGCCCTTCAGGCTGACCTTCTTCCTGCCGTCGCTTCTAGTAAGGTTCTCTGTGTATCGTTAGATTAAACCGCACGCCGCACCCCTGGTGGTGCGCCCCCGCCAATTCCTTAAAGTTTCAGTCTTGCGACCGTACTTCCCAGGCGGTGAGCTTAACATCTTCATTTCGACACTACGCATCCTCAAGAGATGCGTAACATCTTGCTCACAGCGTTTACTGCTAGGACTACTCGGGTATCTAATCCGGATCGCTCCCCTAGCCTTCGTCCCTCACCGTCAGATCCGTTCTGGTCAGATGCCTTCGCCATAGATGGTCCTCCAAGGATTATCACATTTTACCGCTCCCCCTGGAATACCTCTGACTCCTCCCGGTCTCTAGTTTGGTAGTGTCTCAAGCACGCCGACAGGTTGAGCCTGTCGATTTCACAAGAGATTTACCAAACCGGCTACGGACGCTTTAGGCCCAATAAACGTGGTTGCCACTCGTGGCGCTGGTGTTACCGCGGCGGCTGGCACCAGTCTTACCCACCACTTATTCGCTAAGATATTTACTCTTAACAAAAGCCTATACAATGTATAAGCACTTAGGATCCCCTTATCACACTTGCGTGCATTGTAAAGGTTTCGCGCCTGCTGCACCCCGTAGGGCTGGAACCAGTTTCTCAGTGTTCCTCTCCGGGCTACCTCTCTCAAGGCCCGTACCGATCGTTGGCTTGGTGGTCCATTACACCACCAACTACCTAATCGGCCGCCGCCCCATCCTATGGCACAAGTTTCAGAGAAAGACCATTCCAGGTACAATCCCCTATCGCTGTTTACCCTCAGTTTCCCGAAGTTATCAACGACCATAGGTTAGGTTAGCGACGTGTTACTGAGCATTCCGCCGATAAATAAATATCTGACTTGCATGGCTTAGTCGAATCCTAATAGCAGCAACCTCCCGCAGGATCAACGGGAACTATGTTATTGAGTACGGTCGGTTGTTAGGTTTTACTTTTACTATTTGGTTTTTGGTCGCAAAGATTAACAAGAATTGTTAATTTCAAAAATTTTCAATTTTTGTTAAATTATCTATAACAAATAAGTTAACAAATCTACAAGAAGTGTTTTCCATTCAGTTTTAGACAACTTTGCTAATTTTAAGGTTTGACGAGTTACGTCGTTTGCCTTCCAGATACGATAGACTAAGTTTATCGTACGTATGAGTTTTAACTTATGTCTTTGCCAATCAACGGTTCGTGATTGGGAGAATGGTGGTCATGTGCATGCATTGTTTAAATGCACGTAGCGCCAAGGAAAAGTTGAAGGCTTTTTAAAGATTTGCCTTTCTTGCCTCGCTTGGCACGGAGTAAAGATTTGCTTAAAACGTACAATTCTCCCCCAACAGCGCATTTGTAAAAAATGCGAGTAGCAACAAGGACTTCGATTTAATTTATAAAGATTTGCCTTCTTTACAAAGTATGAAACAATAAGGATATTTATTCTCGTAGTAGCTACACAAAAACTATTGCTCAACACATTCCTAAAAAACTTAATACGGATTAAGTCAAGCGCTGATTGAGTCAAGCGCTAAAGCATAAAGAAAAATAAGCAATAAATTTCGTCTAAACTAGTTACTAATAGCTCGCTGTCCGCTGCTTCCTGTGTGCTAGTTGTTGTTTAATTGTTTATTAATTGACTGACTCTTAGTCACGGTGTAGACCAAAGCAAAAAATAAATCTTCGCAGTATGTAAAAAAGTTCATTTCCAAACAAACCCCTTTTTCCGAAACATTTATATATTAGTTTGCCCTACCTCCTCTTTGTTGACTTTAAATCAACAAAATACAGTATACAAAACTGTGACGGGATAATCATGAGCAAAAAAGAACAACAAGAAACTAAGCAAAAAACAACCAGTAAGCAAAATGCTAAAACGCACGTTGCAAGTACAGCAACAGAAGAATTAGAAAAGAAACTTACAGCAAGTAGCGAGAACTTTTTGCGACTGCAAGCTGAGTTTGCTAATTTTAAAAAACGAGCAGAAGAACAACAAGCAAGAATATATGCATCAGCTACCTGCAACGTACTCAAAGAATTTGTAAAGGTATTTGATGATTTCGAGCTTGCACTTAAACACACCAATAATGCTGACGAATTCAAAAAAGGCATGGAAATGATTTTTGCAAAGTTCATAACAACTGGTGAAGAAATGGGTCTTGAGCGCATTAAAACAGTTGGAGAAAAATTTGATCCGTATCAACATGAAGCTCTTCTTGCAGAACAAAGTAAAAAAGAAGAAAATTCAATTTTAGAAGAATTACAATCAGGCTACAAAGTAAAAGACGTTGTCATTCGAACAGCGAAAGTAAAAGTAGCAAAAAAATAGTAAACAAAAACAAACAAAAAAAAATAAACAGTTATAAACAGTTATAGGCTATCGAGCAAAGCGAGGTGCACAACACTCGCCTATGCAAGAATGGCTAAGTAAAGGTAGAAAAAAAATAATAAAAATAATAATTAAAAGAAATGAGTAAAAAAATGAATCGTGACGTTATTGATGATATTTTTGGCACAGAAGAAGAAGTGAGAAATATTATGCGAAGAAAATTACCAGACTATTTAACAACAAATATACAACAACCACGACTATATATTATTATTGAAGATAATAAAACAAATCAGGAGTCATTATACATCCTTAAACCAAAACTAAAAAATAACAATCATCGAGGAACTGAAGCAATAAAAACATTTAGTATAAACCCCTCATATACTACAAAAACAAATAAAAATTATTTGCAGTTAGACAAATTAAAGGAAAACAAAAATTATCAAAACTGCGCATAAAAAAACAATACAATAACAATGATCTGTATTATCTACGCGCCACTCCGACGGAGCCAACCCTCGGCGCGCCACACAAAAAAATTGAATGTGATGGACGATAATACATCATAAAAAAAATCAAAAAAACAAAACAAAGGTGATATATTATGAGTAAAGTTATAGGAATCGATTTAGGAACAACATTCTCAGCTGTTGCTGTACTCGAAGGCGGAAAACCAGTAATAATGCCTAATGCAGAAGGATCGCGAACAACACCAAGCGTAGTTGCAATTAAAGGTGATGAACGACTTGTAGGACAAGTTGCAAAAAACCAAGCAGTTCTAAATCCGGACAACACTGTTCGTAGTATAAAGCGACACATGGGTGAAGACTACAAAGTAACACTTCAAGGTAAAGAGTACACACCGCAAGAAGTAAGCGCGATGGTTCTTCAGAAATTAAAAACGGATGCTGAAAATTATTTAGGACAAAAAGTTGATAAGGCCGTTATCACAGTTCCCGCATACTTTAGCGATGCGCAGCGACAAGCAACAAAAGACGCAGGTAAAATTGCAGGTCTTGAAGTACTTCGAATTATTAATGAACCAACAGCTGCAAGTTTAGCATACGGTCTTGATAAAGGAGAAGAACACACTATTCTTGTCTTTGACTTCGGCGGAGGAACATTTGACGTTTCTATCTTAGAACTCGGTGACGGCGTCTTTGAAGTAAAATCAACAAATGGAGACAATCATCTAGGTGGAGATGATATTGATCAAATCTTAATTGATCACATCGCTGATGAGTTCAAAAAAGAAAACGGTATTGATCTTCGAGAAGATAAAACAAGTTTACAACGCCTCAAAGAAGTTGCAGAGAAAGCAAAAATAGAATTATCTAGTAAACAAACAACAGAGATTAATCTACCCTTTATTACTGCAGATGCAACAGGTCCAAAACACCTTAACATGAGCGTTAGTAGATCAAAATTTGAACAACTCATCGCAGGCATTATTGAAAAACTAAAAGGGCCAACAGAAAAAGCACTCAAAGATTCAGGTCTAAAAACAAGCGAAATTAATAAAGTTATTTTCGTTGGTGGTTCAACAAGAATTCCCGCTGTACAAAAACTTGTAAAGGATTTGACAGGAAAAGATGGCGATAAAAGTGTTAACCCTGATGAAGCAGTTGCTCTTGGCGCCGCAATACAAGGTGGAATTCTCGCTGGCGATGTAAAAGATGTTTTATTACTTGATGTTACACCATTAAGTTTAGGTATTGAAACACTCGGCGGCGTGTTTACAAAAATCATTGATAAAAACACAACCATTCCAAGTAAAAAAAGTCAAGTCTTTAGTACTGCAGCCGATAATCAACCCGCAGTAACCATTCGTGTTGGTCAGGGTGAACGAAGTATGTTTGCAGATAATAAATTACTTGGTCAATTTGATCTTGTTGGTCTTCCTCCCGCACCACGTGGCGTTCCACAAATTGAAGTAACTTTTGATATTGACGCAAATGGTATCGTGCATGTAGGTGCAAAAGATTTAGGAACTAATAAAGAACAATCAATTAAAATTACTGCAAGTAGTAATTTAACTGACGAAGAAATTGAAAAGATGAAAAAAGATGCAGAAGCGCATGCTGATGAAGACAAAAAGAAACGTGAAGATGTAGAAACTATCAATCAAGCAGAAACACTTGTTTTCTCATCTGAAAAATTGTTCAAAG
This DNA window, taken from Candidatus Woesearchaeota archaeon, encodes the following:
- a CDS encoding nucleotide exchange factor GrpE codes for the protein MSKKEQQETKQKTTSKQNAKTHVASTATEELEKKLTASSENFLRLQAEFANFKKRAEEQQARIYASATCNVLKEFVKVFDDFELALKHTNNADEFKKGMEMIFAKFITTGEEMGLERIKTVGEKFDPYQHEALLAEQSKKEENSILEELQSGYKVKDVVIRTAKVKVAKK
- the dnaK gene encoding molecular chaperone DnaK; translated protein: MSKVIGIDLGTTFSAVAVLEGGKPVIMPNAEGSRTTPSVVAIKGDERLVGQVAKNQAVLNPDNTVRSIKRHMGEDYKVTLQGKEYTPQEVSAMVLQKLKTDAENYLGQKVDKAVITVPAYFSDAQRQATKDAGKIAGLEVLRIINEPTAASLAYGLDKGEEHTILVFDFGGGTFDVSILELGDGVFEVKSTNGDNHLGGDDIDQILIDHIADEFKKENGIDLREDKTSLQRLKEVAEKAKIELSSKQTTEINLPFITADATGPKHLNMSVSRSKFEQLIAGIIEKLKGPTEKALKDSGLKTSEINKVIFVGGSTRIPAVQKLVKDLTGKDGDKSVNPDEAVALGAAIQGGILAGDVKDVLLLDVTPLSLGIETLGGVFTKIIDKNTTIPSKKSQVFSTAADNQPAVTIRVGQGERSMFADNKLLGQFDLVGLPPAPRGVPQIEVTFDIDANGIVHVGAKDLGTNKEQSIKITASSNLTDEEIEKMKKDAEAHADEDKKKREDVETINQAETLVFSSEKLFKDFEGKVDTKALDEVKKDIDELKKLIEAEKKDTSAIKAKLDAVNEKMQKLSTEMYEKAAKEQAAGQQADANDKNNKSNTNKQKSEDVVDAEFEEVKDEKATKKDKKEKN